In Bradyrhizobium sp. 170, the DNA window CGCAAACACCATCGCCGCGATCCAGCCGCCATTGTTGAGTTCTTGCAGTTGCCAGAAATACAGCATCAGGCCGGGCGCGACGCCGAAATTGACGAAATCGGCAAGGCTGTCGAGCTCCGCGCCGAATTTCGATTGCCCCTTGATCATGCGCGCGACACGGCCGTCGACCCCGTCGAGGACGGCTGCGAATACGATGGCGGCAACCGCGAGTTCCATCCGCCCTTCGATCGACAGGCGGATCGCCGTCAACCCGGCGCAGATCGCGAGCAAGGTGATGACATTGGGCACCAGCATCCGCACCGGGATCGGGCGAAACCGGCGGCGGCGCAGTTCAGGGTATTTGGGATCGGGGGTCAGCATGCCTGCCATTATATAGCAATCGCCGGTCCGGTTCACCATTGGCGGCAGCCTGGCCATTTAGGCGGCCGGGGGGCGGTTAATCGGCTCGAAACGTCCGCCCCTGCTCGCTCGACCCGAAATCGGCCAAAATCGTCTCGCCGGCAACCGCGGTCTGGCCCTCGGAAACCAGTGATTTCGAACCTTCGGGCAAATAAACGTCCAGACGCGAGCCAAAGCGGATCAGGCCGAACCGCTCGCCGGCGCCGATCGACTGGCCTTCCCGCACGAATGAGACAATCCGCCGCGCCACCAGGCCGGCGATCTGGACCACGCCGATCCGACCGTTGGTGGTCGAGATGACCAGCGAATTGCGCTCATTGTCTTCACTGGCCTTGTCGAGCTCGGCGTTGATGAAGATGCCGGGCCGGTAGGCGATACGGTCGATGCGGCCCGCCACCGGGCTGCGGTTCACGTGGCAGTTGAACACGCTCATGAAGATCGAAATGCGCGGCAGCGGCCGGTCGCCGAGACCGAGTTCGGCCGGCGGCAGCACCTGCGCGATCATGGAGACGCGGCCATCGGCCGGCGACACCACGATGCCGTCGCGCACCGGCGTGACGCGGACGGGATCGCGGAAGAACAGCGCGCACCAGACGGTCAAGGCTGTGCCGATCCAGCCCAGCGGCGTCCAGAGCCAGAACAGGACGAGGCTAACCGCCGCAAAGATGCCGATGAAGGGATAGCCCTCGGGATGGATCGGCGGGATCTGCGCGCGGATGGAATTCGCAATCGACATCGAGGCTCACTGTTATCTGGCCGACTTCCCGTTTCGGAAGTAGCGCCGTATTTGGATTATTCCGCGGCGGTTGCCAAGGGATCTTTGGGTTTGGGCGGGTCCCTGGGCGGCCCATTGAGCGGATCATCGACCGGCGGCGGGGCGCGGTTCGGCGCTTCATTGCCGTCGTCGATCTGGGCGAGCTTCTCCCGCGCCTCCTCGGCCTCGCGCTGCCTGTTCCACATACTGGCATAGAGCCCGCCGGACGCCAAAAGCCTGACATGGGTGCCGCGTTCGGCGATGCGCCCTTGATCCAGCACGATAATTTCATCGGCGCCGACGATGGTCGACAGCCGGTGTGCGATCACAAGCGACGTGCGGCCGCGCGAGACGCGCTCCAGCGATTCCTGGATTTCATGCTCGGTGTGGCTGTCGAGCGCGGACGTCGCCTCATCCAGCACCAGGATCGGCGGCGCCTTCAGCACCGTGCGCGCAATCGCCACGCGCTGCTTCTCGCCGCCGGACAATTTCAGGCCGCGTTCGCCGACCTGGGTTTCATACCCCTTCGGCGACATCCGGATGAAGCTGTCGATCTGCGCCAGTTGTGCCGCCTGCTCCACCTCGGCATCGCCGGCGTCCCAGCGGCCGTAGCGGATGTTGTAGCGGATGGTGTCGTTGAACAGCACGGTATCCTGCGGCACCATGCCGATCGAGGCGCGCAGGCTCGCCTGCGTGACGTTCCGGATGTCCTGGCCGTCGATCAGTATCTTGCCGCTGGAGACGTCATAGAGGCGAAACAGCAATCGCGAAATCGTCGACTTGCCGGCGCCGGAGGGACCGACGATCGCTACAGTCTTGCCGGCGGGCACTTCGAAACTGAGGCCTTTGAGGATCGGCCGCTCCGGATCGTAGGCAAAGCGCACGTCGTCGAAGCG includes these proteins:
- a CDS encoding phosphatidylserine decarboxylase — translated: MSIANSIRAQIPPIHPEGYPFIGIFAAVSLVLFWLWTPLGWIGTALTVWCALFFRDPVRVTPVRDGIVVSPADGRVSMIAQVLPPAELGLGDRPLPRISIFMSVFNCHVNRSPVAGRIDRIAYRPGIFINAELDKASEDNERNSLVISTTNGRIGVVQIAGLVARRIVSFVREGQSIGAGERFGLIRFGSRLDVYLPEGSKSLVSEGQTAVAGETILADFGSSEQGRTFRAD